A genomic window from Arthrobacter sp. FW305-BF8 includes:
- a CDS encoding sensor histidine kinase, which produces MTRPAGRLPLRFSTQTLLLQLGVVLLVVLLSGAVHAWLTFERLGREAENQALTLARTVASDPTVRANVQAISRQPGTPPPAELKAGPLMAVAEGARASTGALFVVITDETGLRLAHPDADRLGERVSTDPSEALAGREVTTRNTGTLGPSAGAKVPVFAPGPGSGSGSVVGEVSVGYSTESIGQSLARDIVPIVLTAAGSLAAGVLASFLLRRRLQRLTLGLEPEEIGALVHDQVAVLEGVDEGVVGISADGRISVFNAAAQRLLGQPDLSGQLWQDAPVPARLKALTLPDAREGEAVELVAGEQVLVASARKALHRREDLGWVVMLRDRTELQHLTRQLDAVGTMSTALRAQRHEFANQLHTIAGFMSIGQHQQARDYLERLAATGPLKFPVDQAELLQDPYLQAFIGAKGVEADERGVSLRIGPETLVRGQVSEPQDVTTVLGNLIDNAVNAAVAGTAADRWVELELLDAEGDGGGTLHVVVADSGDGLPDGGDPEAVFAEGFTTAGGSALQGQVRAGGQGLGLALARQLARRRGGDVTVLEPGNRGGPGAVFMATLPGTTTARKD; this is translated from the coding sequence ATGACGAGGCCCGCCGGCAGGCTTCCGCTCAGGTTCTCCACCCAGACGCTGCTCCTGCAGCTGGGCGTGGTGCTCCTCGTCGTGCTCCTTAGCGGCGCGGTGCATGCGTGGCTGACGTTCGAACGGCTGGGCCGCGAGGCGGAAAACCAAGCGCTGACCCTGGCCCGGACCGTGGCCTCGGACCCTACCGTCCGTGCCAACGTGCAGGCCATCAGCCGGCAGCCCGGCACTCCCCCGCCCGCGGAACTGAAGGCCGGGCCGCTCATGGCGGTAGCCGAGGGCGCCCGGGCCAGCACCGGAGCCCTGTTCGTGGTGATCACCGACGAAACAGGGCTGCGGCTGGCCCATCCCGACGCCGACCGGCTGGGCGAGCGCGTAAGTACGGACCCGTCCGAAGCGCTTGCCGGCCGCGAGGTGACCACCCGCAACACCGGCACGCTGGGCCCGTCGGCCGGGGCGAAGGTCCCCGTGTTCGCACCGGGTCCCGGTTCCGGTTCCGGTTCCGTGGTGGGCGAGGTCAGTGTCGGCTACTCCACCGAGTCCATCGGCCAGAGCCTCGCCCGGGACATCGTGCCGATCGTGCTGACAGCGGCCGGCTCGCTGGCCGCCGGTGTCCTGGCGTCCTTCCTGCTCCGGCGCCGGCTGCAGCGGCTCACGCTCGGCCTGGAGCCGGAGGAGATCGGGGCGTTGGTGCACGACCAGGTGGCAGTCCTGGAAGGCGTGGACGAGGGGGTGGTGGGCATCTCCGCTGACGGCCGGATCAGCGTGTTCAATGCCGCGGCCCAGCGTCTCCTTGGCCAGCCCGACCTTTCCGGCCAGCTCTGGCAGGACGCCCCGGTACCGGCCCGGCTCAAGGCCCTCACCCTGCCTGACGCCCGTGAGGGCGAGGCCGTGGAACTGGTGGCCGGGGAGCAGGTCCTGGTGGCCAGCGCCCGGAAGGCGCTGCACCGGCGCGAAGACCTGGGCTGGGTGGTCATGCTCCGCGACCGCACCGAGCTGCAGCACCTGACCCGGCAGCTCGACGCCGTGGGGACCATGTCCACCGCACTGCGGGCGCAGCGGCACGAGTTCGCCAACCAGCTGCACACGATCGCCGGGTTCATGAGCATCGGCCAGCATCAGCAGGCGCGCGATTACCTCGAAAGGCTCGCCGCTACAGGCCCGCTGAAGTTCCCCGTGGACCAGGCCGAACTGCTGCAGGACCCCTACCTGCAGGCCTTCATCGGGGCCAAGGGCGTGGAAGCCGATGAGCGGGGGGTATCGTTGCGGATCGGGCCCGAAACCCTGGTCCGGGGCCAGGTGTCGGAGCCGCAGGACGTCACCACAGTGCTCGGAAACCTGATCGACAACGCGGTCAACGCGGCGGTGGCCGGTACGGCCGCCGATCGCTGGGTAGAGCTAGAGCTGCTGGATGCGGAGGGCGACGGCGGGGGCACCCTGCACGTCGTCGTCGCCGATTCCGGCGACGGGCTGCCAGACGGCGGCGACCCGGAGGCGGTGTTCGCCGAAGGGTTCACGACGGCGGGCGGCAGTGCCCTCCAGGGACAGGTCCGCGCCGGCGGCCAAGGCCTGGGCCTGGCGTTGGCGCGGCAACTGGCGCGGCGGCGCGGTGGCGA